A window of the Pyxidicoccus trucidator genome harbors these coding sequences:
- a CDS encoding methyltransferase domain-containing protein: MWDPTQYSQFRDERKRPFFELLMRVDVDAPAHVADLGCGTGDLTRVLAGRWKDARVYGVDSSDAMVEEARRRPPPESLRFEVADLAGWEPPAPLDVLVSNAALHWVPAHDALLARLVAKLAPGGVLAFQVPANFEAPSHRHIDEVRALPRFAAKLEAVRRGHAESLATYEALLSGLGLTVDAWETAYLHVLPGEDAVLEWLLGTTLRPVLAALGQEEGRAFLDTLRPLLRQSYPKHERGTPFLFTRRFVVARRGR, translated from the coding sequence ATGTGGGACCCGACGCAGTACTCGCAGTTCCGGGACGAGCGGAAGCGTCCCTTCTTCGAATTGCTGATGCGGGTGGACGTGGACGCGCCCGCGCACGTGGCGGACCTGGGCTGCGGCACGGGAGACCTGACGCGCGTGCTGGCCGGGCGGTGGAAGGACGCGCGGGTGTACGGCGTGGACTCGTCCGACGCCATGGTGGAAGAGGCACGCCGCCGTCCGCCCCCCGAGTCCCTGCGCTTCGAGGTGGCGGACCTCGCGGGCTGGGAGCCGCCCGCGCCGCTGGACGTGCTCGTCTCCAACGCGGCGCTGCACTGGGTGCCAGCGCATGATGCGCTGCTGGCGCGACTGGTGGCGAAGCTGGCCCCGGGAGGAGTGCTGGCCTTCCAGGTGCCGGCCAACTTCGAGGCGCCCTCGCACCGGCACATCGACGAGGTGCGGGCGTTACCGCGCTTCGCCGCGAAGCTGGAAGCGGTGCGCCGGGGACACGCGGAGTCGCTCGCCACGTACGAGGCGCTGCTGTCCGGCCTGGGGCTGACGGTGGACGCGTGGGAGACGGCGTACCTGCACGTGCTGCCGGGCGAGGACGCGGTGCTGGAGTGGCTGCTGGGCACCACGCTGCGGCCGGTGCTGGCGGCGCTGGGGCAGGAGGAAGGGCGGGCCTTCCTCGACACGCTGAGGCCGCTGCTGCGCCAGTCCTACCCGAAGCACGAGCGGGGCACGCCGTTCCTCTTCACCCGCCGCTTCGTGGTGGCGCGGCGGGGGCGCTGA
- a CDS encoding sialidase family protein: protein MTGLAGALLATVLAAGGTSLVPVSGGNALTLPAQRHIVRIETGSGRPPTWLVAIQHGGRDGKGLVLYRSEDALRSVRRVADVQSDPTHTDRAELLAVGRDVALVYSYEGPSLAPSRRHDVYFQWWRYQSGSDTWVPQPAVRVLDTPDDSTGFSRALLARDSHGRLWVQAFRLEPDGSSTAVVTASTDGGATFVRQPNLGQVKRRGGGRLLSVGTKLVFFYAMHDGFEPTRLRVRNDSDPLDTWSPVRDAFSDGIYHGAALSAVEDGKGGIDLVYKDETERLYYRHFDGTSFGPRLLVEGASDWAMQAATTRIGDTLYVFYNRMRVLNEHYELRVRVLRDGVLGSAVTLDGDTTFKGYLNAVDVLPAESTEVPCLYGNAPDAASWGTVSRVALSVTPQPPPDGGSDGGTPDGGSGSDGGTPGTDGGTGTDGGTPGTDGGTGTDGGTPGTDGGTDTDGGTPPPDGGTSGSFTLEPVHTNTTHEVLAVDGAGTVYALALDGGRSNLVASTDGGRTFTARGQNGGNLWVVAAMKNGTLLAVASRSGVYQLQRSTDGGRTWGNAVSLGSYRAYGPRSFAELGSTFFFLEYQTFTSANAPTRLWASTDGGATWTVRSTLTAHRHGYSLFTEPTTGALWATLGSSKSQSAVLRSTDGGRNWTSIFGGYAANGVAGGVQADGSLLLGQSTLYEPEHPKLLRLFPSGRVDALLELPGPAYSLLPVPGGGWAMGTGWASAGDIHAPGDVYARLFTSGDGVTWREALRYERLSSTAFALADVWGVLPSGDLVVRMDNVRGFGTSGRGFQVLRVKR from the coding sequence ATGACGGGGCTGGCTGGTGCCCTGCTCGCCACGGTGTTGGCGGCGGGCGGCACATCGCTGGTTCCGGTGAGCGGGGGCAATGCCCTCACGCTCCCGGCCCAGCGTCACATTGTTCGCATCGAGACAGGTTCCGGGCGTCCGCCGACGTGGCTGGTGGCCATCCAGCACGGAGGCAGGGACGGCAAGGGCCTGGTGCTCTACCGCTCCGAGGACGCGCTTCGCAGCGTGCGACGCGTGGCGGACGTGCAGTCGGACCCGACGCACACGGACCGGGCGGAGCTGCTCGCGGTGGGGCGGGACGTGGCGCTCGTCTATTCGTACGAGGGCCCCAGCCTGGCGCCGTCGCGCCGGCACGACGTGTACTTCCAGTGGTGGCGCTACCAGTCGGGCTCGGACACGTGGGTGCCGCAGCCGGCGGTGCGCGTGTTGGACACGCCGGACGACAGCACGGGCTTCTCGCGGGCGCTGCTGGCGCGGGACTCGCACGGGCGGCTGTGGGTGCAGGCCTTCCGCCTGGAGCCGGACGGCAGCTCCACGGCGGTGGTGACGGCGTCCACGGATGGGGGCGCCACCTTCGTACGCCAGCCGAACCTGGGCCAGGTGAAGCGCCGCGGGGGTGGGCGGCTCTTGAGCGTGGGGACGAAGCTCGTCTTCTTCTACGCCATGCACGACGGCTTCGAGCCCACGCGGCTGCGCGTGCGCAACGACTCGGACCCGCTGGACACGTGGTCGCCGGTGCGCGACGCGTTCTCCGACGGCATCTACCACGGCGCGGCGCTGAGCGCGGTGGAGGACGGGAAGGGCGGCATCGACCTCGTCTACAAGGACGAGACGGAGCGCCTCTACTACCGGCACTTCGACGGTACGTCCTTCGGGCCACGCCTCCTGGTGGAGGGCGCGTCGGACTGGGCCATGCAGGCGGCGACCACGCGCATCGGCGACACGCTGTATGTCTTCTACAACCGCATGCGCGTGCTGAACGAGCACTACGAGCTGCGCGTCCGCGTGCTGCGCGACGGAGTCCTCGGAAGCGCGGTGACGCTGGACGGAGACACGACGTTCAAGGGCTACCTCAACGCGGTGGACGTGCTGCCCGCGGAGAGCACCGAGGTGCCGTGCCTCTATGGCAACGCGCCCGATGCCGCCTCGTGGGGCACCGTGTCCCGAGTGGCGCTCTCCGTGACGCCACAGCCTCCACCGGATGGCGGCTCGGATGGCGGCACGCCGGATGGTGGCTCGGGGAGTGATGGCGGCACGCCGGGCACGGATGGCGGCACGGGCACCGACGGTGGCACGCCGGGCACGGATGGGGGCACGGGCACCGACGGAGGCACCCCAGGCACGGACGGAGGCACGGACACGGACGGCGGAACGCCTCCGCCGGACGGAGGCACGTCGGGAAGCTTCACGCTGGAGCCGGTGCACACCAACACCACGCACGAGGTGCTCGCGGTGGACGGCGCGGGTACGGTGTACGCGCTGGCGCTCGACGGCGGCCGCTCGAACCTGGTGGCGAGCACGGACGGTGGGCGCACCTTCACGGCGCGCGGGCAGAATGGCGGCAACCTCTGGGTGGTGGCCGCGATGAAGAACGGCACGTTGCTGGCGGTGGCGAGCCGCAGCGGCGTCTACCAACTCCAGCGCTCCACGGATGGGGGACGCACGTGGGGCAACGCGGTGAGCCTGGGGAGCTACCGCGCCTACGGCCCGCGAAGCTTCGCGGAGCTGGGGAGCACGTTCTTCTTCCTCGAGTACCAGACCTTCACTTCCGCCAACGCGCCGACACGCCTGTGGGCCAGCACGGACGGCGGGGCCACGTGGACGGTGCGCTCCACCCTCACGGCGCACCGGCATGGCTACTCGCTGTTCACGGAGCCGACGACGGGCGCGCTGTGGGCCACGCTGGGGAGCAGCAAGAGCCAGTCGGCGGTGCTCCGCTCGACGGATGGCGGGCGCAACTGGACGTCGATATTCGGAGGGTACGCGGCCAACGGCGTGGCGGGTGGGGTGCAGGCGGACGGCTCGCTGCTGCTGGGCCAGTCCACGCTGTACGAGCCCGAGCACCCGAAGCTGCTGCGCCTCTTCCCGAGTGGCCGCGTGGACGCGCTGCTGGAATTGCCGGGCCCCGCATACTCCCTCCTGCCGGTGCCTGGGGGCGGCTGGGCCATGGGGACGGGCTGGGCGAGCGCGGGAGACATCCACGCGCCCGGTGACGTGTACGCCCGCCTCTTCACGAGCGGGGACGGGGTGACGTGGCGCGAAGCGCTGCGCTACGAGCGGCTGAGCAGCACCGCCTTCGCCCTGGCGGACGTGTGGGGCGTGTTGCCCTCGGGCGACCTGGTGGTGCGGATGGACAATGTGCGCGGCTTCGGTACGTCCGGCCGGGGCTTCCAGGTGCTGCGAGTGAAGCGCTGA
- a CDS encoding ABC transporter ATP-binding protein, translated as MSEAQVKKLGERQSFPPLLTVDGIKVHYGAIQALRGVSLTVGKGEVVALIGANGAGKTSTLRAVSGMLKPSAGRITLEGKDTTSLKAHQLVPRGMAHAPEGRGVFPNLSVQENLELGAYLRKDTAAIQQDMEKGFTLFPVLKERRKQMAGTLSGGEQQMLAIARALLSRPQLLLLDEPSLGLAPQVTETIFRTLREVNATGVSVLLVEQNAHLALNCAHYGYVLETGEVAMAGPGKALLESPEVRRAYLGE; from the coding sequence GTGAGCGAGGCGCAGGTGAAGAAGCTCGGGGAGCGTCAGTCCTTCCCGCCGCTGCTGACGGTGGACGGCATCAAGGTGCACTACGGCGCCATCCAGGCGCTCAGGGGTGTGTCGCTGACGGTGGGCAAGGGCGAGGTGGTGGCCCTCATCGGCGCCAACGGCGCGGGCAAGACGAGCACCCTGCGCGCGGTGAGCGGCATGCTCAAGCCCAGCGCCGGCCGGATTACGCTGGAGGGCAAGGACACCACGTCCCTCAAGGCGCACCAGCTGGTGCCGCGCGGCATGGCGCACGCGCCGGAGGGACGGGGCGTGTTCCCCAACCTCTCCGTGCAGGAGAACCTGGAGCTGGGCGCGTACCTGCGCAAGGACACGGCCGCCATCCAGCAGGACATGGAGAAGGGCTTCACGCTCTTCCCGGTGCTCAAGGAGCGCCGCAAGCAGATGGCGGGCACGCTGTCCGGCGGCGAGCAGCAGATGCTGGCCATTGCCCGCGCGCTGCTGAGCCGGCCCCAGCTGCTGCTCCTGGACGAGCCCTCGCTGGGCCTGGCGCCGCAGGTGACGGAGACCATCTTCCGCACCCTGCGCGAGGTGAACGCCACGGGGGTGAGCGTGCTGCTGGTGGAGCAGAACGCCCACCTGGCACTCAACTGCGCCCACTATGGCTACGTGCTGGAGACCGGCGAGGTGGCGATGGCCGGGCCCGGCAAGGCGCTGCTGGAGAGCCCCGAAGTCCGCCGCGCGTACCTGGGCGAATAG
- a CDS encoding ABC transporter ATP-binding protein, which produces MSAAVQANQEAGAPLLQADGVSIQFGGLKALTDFSLTVRQGDLLGLIGPNGAGKSTAFNVLTGVYQPTKGEVRVAGQRVNGRKPHQINHLGLARTFQNIRLFRALTALDNVKVACRAQGALHPHDLGVGGKLKGAVANYRDWWRALLLTPHFQAEERELTRQAEHLLEVMGLSHRRDEEARNLPYGEQRRLEIARALGTKPRVLLLDEPAAGMNTREKADLMVLIRKLRDDFQLGVLVIEHDMKLVMGICEQITVLDHGETIARGAPAQVRSDRKVIEAYLGDSYLESHGGAA; this is translated from the coding sequence GTGAGCGCGGCGGTGCAGGCGAATCAAGAGGCCGGGGCCCCGCTGCTCCAGGCGGACGGGGTGAGCATCCAGTTCGGCGGCCTCAAGGCGCTGACGGACTTCTCCCTCACCGTGCGCCAGGGGGACTTGCTGGGCCTCATCGGCCCCAATGGCGCGGGCAAGTCCACCGCGTTCAACGTGCTCACCGGCGTGTACCAGCCCACGAAGGGCGAGGTGCGCGTGGCGGGGCAGCGGGTGAACGGGCGCAAGCCGCATCAAATCAACCACCTGGGCCTGGCGCGCACCTTCCAGAACATCCGTCTGTTCCGCGCGCTCACCGCGCTGGACAACGTGAAGGTGGCGTGCCGGGCGCAGGGCGCGCTGCACCCGCACGACCTGGGCGTGGGCGGGAAGCTGAAGGGCGCGGTCGCCAACTACCGCGACTGGTGGCGGGCGCTGCTGCTCACCCCGCACTTCCAGGCGGAGGAGCGCGAGCTGACGCGCCAGGCGGAGCATCTCCTCGAGGTCATGGGCCTGTCCCACCGCCGCGACGAGGAGGCGCGCAACCTGCCCTATGGCGAGCAGCGCCGGCTGGAGATTGCCCGCGCGCTGGGCACGAAGCCCCGGGTGCTGCTGCTGGACGAGCCGGCGGCGGGCATGAACACCCGCGAGAAGGCGGACCTCATGGTGCTCATCCGCAAGCTGCGGGACGACTTCCAGCTGGGCGTGCTGGTGATTGAGCACGACATGAAGCTGGTCATGGGCATCTGCGAGCAGATTACGGTGCTGGACCACGGCGAGACGATTGCCCGGGGGGCTCCGGCGCAGGTTCGCAGCGACAGGAAGGTCATCGAGGCGTACCTGGGTGACAGCTACCTGGAGAGTCACGGAGGGGCGGCGTGA
- a CDS encoding branched-chain amino acid ABC transporter permease: METPALRAPEADSVLPPWLRGIFPVLVALPVLAAFHWLLNESPFAVYLLSVMGVNIILAVSLNIVNGMTGQFSIGHAGFMAVGAYISGVLSLSLKEVALSFLPVAVSDQVFFTVALLAGGLAAAACGFLVGLPSLRLRGDYLAIVTLGFGEIIRVVVQNTDAFGRALGLSGIPQVSTPYMVYFWVFLVVLVARRIAGSSHGRSLWAIREDEVAAEAMGVDTTGYKVRSFVISSFFAGIAGGLFAHFVPIINPGSFTFVKSMEIVVMVVLGGLGSTTGAIVAAIFLTLLPEGLRSAFNLLGTESTLAQKVDQIRMPIYGLLLVVLMLSRPQGLFGTRELWDVLPRWIPRRRRGLS; this comes from the coding sequence ATGGAGACCCCGGCGCTTCGCGCTCCCGAGGCCGACTCGGTCCTGCCTCCCTGGCTTCGCGGCATCTTCCCCGTGCTGGTGGCGCTGCCCGTGCTGGCCGCGTTCCACTGGCTGCTCAACGAGTCCCCCTTCGCCGTGTACCTCCTGTCGGTGATGGGGGTGAACATCATCCTCGCGGTGAGCCTCAACATCGTGAACGGGATGACGGGCCAGTTCTCCATCGGCCACGCGGGCTTCATGGCGGTGGGGGCGTACATCTCCGGTGTGCTGTCGCTGAGCCTCAAGGAGGTGGCGCTGTCCTTCCTCCCGGTGGCGGTCAGCGACCAGGTGTTCTTCACCGTGGCGCTGCTGGCGGGCGGCCTGGCCGCGGCGGCGTGTGGCTTCCTGGTGGGCCTGCCCTCGCTGCGGCTGCGCGGCGACTACCTGGCGATTGTCACGCTGGGCTTCGGCGAAATCATCCGCGTGGTGGTGCAGAACACGGACGCGTTCGGCCGCGCGCTGGGCCTGTCCGGCATCCCCCAGGTCTCCACCCCCTACATGGTGTACTTCTGGGTCTTCCTGGTGGTGCTGGTGGCGCGGCGCATCGCCGGCTCCAGCCATGGCCGCAGCCTGTGGGCCATCCGTGAGGACGAGGTGGCCGCCGAGGCCATGGGCGTGGACACCACCGGCTACAAGGTCCGCTCGTTCGTCATCTCCTCGTTCTTCGCGGGCATCGCCGGCGGGCTGTTCGCCCACTTCGTGCCCATCATCAACCCCGGCTCCTTCACCTTCGTGAAGTCGATGGAAATCGTCGTCATGGTGGTGCTGGGAGGCCTGGGCTCCACCACGGGCGCCATCGTCGCCGCCATCTTCCTCACGCTGCTGCCGGAGGGGCTGCGCTCGGCGTTCAACCTGCTGGGCACGGAGAGCACCCTGGCGCAGAAGGTGGACCAGATTCGCATGCCCATCTACGGCCTGCTGCTGGTGGTGCTGATGCTGTCGCGGCCGCAGGGCCTGTTCGGCACCCGGGAACTCTGGGACGTGCTGCCGCGGTGGATTCCGCGCCGGCGCAGGGGGCTGTCGTGA
- a CDS encoding branched-chain amino acid ABC transporter permease, translating to MAQLLQHLINGLAAGTIYALVALGYTMVYGVLKLINFAHGDVMMVGVYMGYATAFALGREVRGSLLGVAIIFAVAMLGCGLLGFLIERFAYRPLREKPRLTALITAIGISFALSYGFQLDIGFLPGASPRAFPEVIEPKEWIVIGDRDVVVWNWQVISLAIAVALMVGLQYLVFRTRFGRAMRAVSWDHRVAALMGIPTDRVIALTFMLSSALAAGAGLLYAIKDTSVSPLMGLYVGLKAFVAAVIGGIGHVPGAVVGALVLGLVEEFVVGYAASTWRDAVAFGFLILVLLVKPGGLFGRVAAEKV from the coding sequence ATGGCGCAGCTCCTCCAGCACCTCATCAACGGCCTGGCCGCCGGCACCATCTACGCGCTCGTCGCGCTCGGCTACACGATGGTGTACGGCGTCCTCAAGCTCATCAACTTCGCCCATGGCGACGTCATGATGGTCGGCGTCTACATGGGCTACGCCACCGCCTTCGCGCTCGGTCGCGAGGTCCGCGGCTCGCTCCTGGGCGTGGCGATCATCTTCGCGGTGGCCATGCTGGGCTGCGGGCTGCTCGGCTTCCTCATCGAGCGCTTCGCCTACCGGCCGCTGCGCGAGAAGCCCCGCCTGACGGCGCTCATCACCGCCATCGGCATCTCCTTCGCGCTGTCCTACGGCTTCCAGCTCGACATCGGCTTCCTGCCGGGCGCGTCCCCGCGCGCCTTCCCGGAGGTCATCGAGCCGAAGGAGTGGATTGTCATCGGCGACCGCGACGTCGTCGTGTGGAACTGGCAGGTCATCAGCCTCGCCATCGCGGTGGCGCTGATGGTGGGGCTCCAGTACCTCGTGTTCCGCACGCGCTTCGGCCGGGCGATGCGCGCGGTGTCCTGGGACCACCGCGTGGCGGCGCTGATGGGCATCCCCACGGACCGGGTGATTGCCCTGACGTTCATGCTCAGCAGCGCGCTGGCGGCCGGCGCGGGCCTGCTCTACGCAATCAAGGACACGTCGGTGAGCCCGCTGATGGGGCTGTACGTGGGCCTCAAGGCCTTCGTGGCGGCGGTGATTGGCGGCATCGGCCACGTGCCGGGCGCGGTGGTGGGCGCGCTGGTGCTGGGGCTGGTGGAGGAGTTCGTGGTGGGCTACGCGGCCAGCACCTGGCGTGACGCGGTGGCCTTCGGCTTCCTCATCCTGGTGCTGCTGGTGAAGCCGGGCGGCCTGTTCGGCCGTGTCGCCGCGGAGAAGGTCTGA